One stretch of Armatimonadota bacterium DNA includes these proteins:
- a CDS encoding SPOR domain-containing protein, translated as MMSGCRGRALTVALTAAVLTAVCAVGGFFFGRNVLGEQYLKRGAATLRAQPTPYVASPSRTVEEPVIDEPPSAEPEPPAPPRKPRADKPGAVATAAPSPPTVTLQLGCFLDSSNAKALLQDLRNRGYAATVTVDKQDQTTLHRVTMGGLSSERAQALAANLRREGYGVMVIGGSR; from the coding sequence ATGATGTCCGGGTGCCGGGGGCGCGCGCTGACCGTCGCGCTCACCGCCGCCGTCCTCACCGCGGTGTGCGCGGTGGGCGGCTTCTTCTTCGGGCGCAACGTGCTGGGCGAGCAGTACCTGAAACGCGGCGCGGCCACGCTCAGGGCGCAGCCCACCCCCTATGTTGCGTCGCCGAGCAGGACGGTGGAGGAGCCCGTGATTGACGAGCCGCCCTCCGCCGAGCCGGAGCCGCCGGCACCGCCGCGGAAGCCGCGCGCCGATAAGCCCGGCGCAGTTGCCACCGCCGCTCCGTCACCGCCCACGGTCACGCTGCAGTTGGGCTGCTTCCTCGATTCCAGCAACGCCAAGGCGCTGCTGCAAGACCTGCGCAACCGCGGCTATGCGGCGACCGTGACGGTGGACAAACAGGACCAGACCACGCTGCACCGCGTGACCATGGGAGGCCTGTCATCCGAGCGCGCGCAAGCCCTGGCGGCAAACCTGCGGCGCGAGGGGTACGGAGTAATGGTCATCGGCGGGAGCCGGTAG